The Shewanella mangrovisoli genome has a window encoding:
- a CDS encoding AAA family ATPase: MPLSRFHALRTYLNKVVLGQPVLTENLLIALIANGHLLVEGPPGLAKTRAVKALCDGVEGDFHRIQFTPDLLPADLTGTDIYRSQTGTFEFEAGPIFHNLILADEINRAPAKVQSALLEAMAEGQVTVGKNSYKLPPLFLVMATQNPLENEGTYPLPEAQLDRFLMHLNLDYPSGDTEIEILRQSRQEALTHELPTAEPIAQADIFAARDEAMEIYLAEPLEKYIVEIIMATRQPARYSDELAKWLEYGVSPRATISLERCARARAWLHERDFVSPEDIQAVAPNVLRHRLLLSYQAQAEGVSRDQVINHILTQVAVP; the protein is encoded by the coding sequence ATGCCTTTGAGTCGCTTCCACGCATTACGCACTTACCTAAATAAGGTTGTTTTAGGGCAGCCAGTTTTGACCGAAAACCTGCTCATTGCCCTCATTGCCAATGGCCATTTATTAGTAGAAGGCCCACCAGGTCTTGCAAAAACCCGTGCAGTTAAAGCCCTCTGCGATGGTGTGGAAGGGGATTTTCACCGGATCCAATTTACCCCTGACCTGTTGCCCGCCGACCTTACGGGTACAGATATCTATCGCTCACAAACTGGCACCTTTGAATTTGAGGCGGGCCCGATTTTCCATAACCTGATCCTCGCCGATGAAATAAACCGCGCGCCGGCTAAGGTGCAGTCGGCGTTATTAGAGGCCATGGCCGAAGGTCAAGTGACCGTTGGCAAAAACAGTTATAAGTTGCCACCGCTCTTCCTCGTGATGGCGACACAAAACCCCTTAGAAAACGAAGGCACTTATCCGCTGCCCGAAGCCCAGCTCGACCGCTTTTTAATGCACCTGAATTTAGATTACCCAAGCGGCGACACTGAAATCGAAATTCTGCGCCAATCCCGTCAAGAAGCGCTCACCCATGAGCTGCCGACAGCGGAGCCAATAGCCCAGGCCGATATTTTTGCCGCCCGTGATGAAGCGATGGAAATTTATCTGGCCGAACCGCTAGAGAAATACATAGTCGAAATCATTATGGCGACCCGACAACCCGCGCGTTACAGCGACGAGCTGGCAAAATGGTTAGAGTACGGTGTGAGCCCTCGCGCGACCATTTCGCTTGAGCGCTGCGCCCGTGCCAGAGCCTGGTTACACGAGCGCGATTTTGTCTCTCCCGAGGATATTCAAGCCGTTGCGCCCAATGTGTTAAGACACAGACTGCTGCTGAGTTATCAAGCGCAGGCCGAAGGTGTCAGCCGCGACCAAGTGATCAACCATATTTTGACTCAGGTCGCCGTTCCTTAA
- the fadI gene encoding acetyl-CoA C-acyltransferase FadI, whose product MSDRQQVTNAKGERIAIVAGLRTPFAKQATAFHGVSALDMGKMVVNELLARSELDPKLIEQLVYGQVVQMPAAPNIAREIVLGTGMDVSTDAYSVTRACATSFQSAVNVAESIMTGNIEIGIAGGADSSSVLPIGVSKKLAHALVDLNKARSFGQKLQIFRRLGIKDLLPVPPAVAEYSTGLSMGQTAEQMAKTYNISRADQDALAHRSHTLASETWASGHLRDEVMVAHVPPYKQFIERDNNIRENSDLSSYAKLRPAFDKKHGSVTAANSTPLTDGASAIILMSEGRAKALGYQPIGYIKSYAFTAIDVWQDMLMGPSYATPLALKRAGMELEDLTLIEMHEAFAAQTLANMQMFASKKFAEEKLGRNRAIGEIDMSKFNVLGGSLAYGHPFAATGTRLITQVCRELKRRGGGTGLATACAAGGLGAAMIVEVE is encoded by the coding sequence ATGAGTGATAGACAACAGGTAACTAACGCAAAGGGTGAGCGTATCGCTATTGTGGCGGGCTTAAGAACGCCATTTGCGAAACAGGCGACCGCATTCCACGGTGTGTCGGCGCTCGATATGGGCAAAATGGTGGTTAACGAGCTGCTGGCCCGTAGCGAACTGGATCCTAAATTGATTGAGCAATTAGTGTATGGTCAGGTGGTACAAATGCCTGCGGCACCGAACATTGCCCGTGAAATTGTGTTAGGAACGGGCATGGATGTGTCAACCGATGCCTACAGCGTGACCCGTGCTTGTGCGACCAGTTTCCAATCTGCGGTGAATGTGGCTGAGTCTATCATGACGGGCAATATCGAGATCGGAATTGCCGGCGGCGCAGACTCTTCTTCTGTATTACCTATTGGTGTGTCTAAAAAGCTTGCCCATGCCTTAGTCGATTTGAATAAAGCCCGCAGCTTTGGCCAAAAGTTACAAATTTTCCGCCGTTTAGGCATTAAAGATTTACTGCCTGTGCCGCCTGCCGTTGCCGAGTATTCTACGGGATTGTCTATGGGACAAACCGCGGAGCAAATGGCCAAGACATACAACATCAGCCGCGCCGACCAAGATGCATTGGCGCACCGCTCCCACACGTTGGCGAGTGAAACCTGGGCTTCTGGTCACCTACGTGACGAAGTGATGGTGGCCCATGTTCCCCCTTACAAACAGTTTATCGAGCGCGATAATAACATTCGTGAAAACTCCGATTTAAGCTCTTACGCTAAACTGCGTCCCGCTTTCGATAAAAAGCATGGCAGCGTGACAGCCGCTAACAGTACGCCGCTAACCGATGGTGCCTCGGCGATCATTTTGATGAGCGAGGGTCGTGCTAAAGCATTGGGTTATCAACCAATTGGTTATATTAAGAGCTACGCATTTACCGCGATTGATGTTTGGCAAGACATGCTGATGGGGCCATCCTATGCAACGCCTTTGGCATTAAAGCGCGCCGGCATGGAATTAGAAGATTTAACTCTTATCGAAATGCATGAAGCTTTCGCGGCACAAACCTTAGCCAATATGCAGATGTTTGCCTCCAAAAAATTTGCCGAAGAAAAGTTAGGGCGTAATCGTGCCATTGGTGAAATCGATATGAGCAAATTTAACGTGCTCGGTGGTTCTTTAGCTTACGGCCATCCTTTTGCAGCTACAGGTACGCGTTTAATCACTCAGGTTTGCCGTGAGCTTAAGCGTCGTGGCGGCGGAACGGGTCTGGCAACGGCCTGTGCTGCGGGTGGTCTTGGTGCTGCAATGATTGTGGAAGTGGAGTAA
- the fadJ gene encoding fatty acid oxidation complex subunit alpha FadJ: protein MEKTFNLTRREDGIAILTMDVPGETMNTLKAEFGPEISEILSEIKRDSSIRGLVLISGKKDSFVAGADISMLDACQTAGDAKALSQQGHVVFNELEALNIPVVAAIHGACLGGGLELALACHQRVCSDDGKTMLGVPEVQLGLLPGGGGTQRLPRLVGITTALDMMLTGKQIRPKQALKMGLVNDVVPQTILLQTAVEMALAGKRTAKPVKKSLVNQLLEGTGFGRNIIFDQAAKQVAKKTQGNYPAPAKIIDCVRQGMAKGMQKGLEVEASHFAELVVSKESEALRSIFFATTEMKKETGAEGATPRKVKKAVILGGGLMGGGIASVTTTKAKIPARVKDINEKGLSNALSYAYKLLDKGVKRRHMTPAVRDNLMALMTTTTEYKGVKDADIVVEAVFEDLALKHQMVKDIERECGEHTIFASNTSSLPIGQIAQAASRPENVIGLHYFSPVEKMPLVEVIAHAKTSPETIATTVAFARKQGKTPIVVQDGAGFYVNRILALYMNEAAQLLLEGQSIEHLDKALVKFGFPVGPITLLDEVGIDVGAKIAPILEKELGERFKAPAAFDKLLSDDRKGRKNGKGFYQYAAGNKASSKKKAVDESVYAVLGIKPSMDKDLSAVAERCVVQMLNEAVRCLDDGIIASPRDGDIGAIFGIGFPPFLGGPFHYIDTLGADNLVNTLERYQAQYGDRFEPCPRLKAMAAEKARFF from the coding sequence ATGGAAAAGACATTTAATTTAACCCGCCGTGAAGACGGTATCGCCATTCTAACGATGGACGTACCCGGCGAAACCATGAATACCCTCAAGGCTGAATTTGGCCCTGAGATCAGTGAGATCCTGTCTGAGATAAAACGCGATAGCAGTATCCGTGGCCTAGTGCTGATTTCGGGTAAAAAAGACTCCTTCGTAGCAGGGGCGGATATTTCTATGCTCGATGCTTGCCAAACGGCGGGCGATGCGAAAGCCTTATCCCAGCAAGGGCATGTGGTGTTTAACGAGTTAGAAGCCTTGAATATCCCTGTGGTTGCCGCGATACATGGCGCCTGTTTAGGGGGCGGTTTAGAGCTTGCGCTCGCCTGTCATCAACGTGTTTGTAGTGATGATGGCAAGACCATGCTGGGCGTACCCGAAGTGCAACTCGGTTTATTACCCGGTGGCGGCGGTACTCAGCGTTTGCCTCGTTTAGTGGGGATCACTACTGCACTGGATATGATGTTGACGGGTAAACAAATTCGTCCGAAACAAGCGTTAAAGATGGGCTTAGTCAACGACGTTGTACCACAGACGATTTTACTGCAAACCGCGGTGGAAATGGCGCTTGCGGGTAAGCGCACTGCGAAACCAGTTAAAAAATCGCTGGTCAATCAATTACTCGAAGGCACAGGATTTGGTCGTAACATTATTTTTGATCAAGCCGCTAAGCAAGTCGCTAAGAAAACCCAAGGTAACTATCCTGCACCGGCAAAAATTATTGATTGTGTGCGCCAAGGTATGGCGAAGGGGATGCAAAAAGGGCTTGAGGTGGAAGCCAGCCATTTTGCTGAGCTAGTGGTGTCGAAAGAATCTGAGGCGCTGCGCAGTATTTTCTTTGCCACCACAGAGATGAAGAAAGAAACTGGCGCCGAAGGGGCGACACCACGTAAAGTCAAAAAAGCCGTGATCTTAGGTGGCGGTTTGATGGGCGGTGGTATTGCTTCGGTCACGACGACTAAGGCTAAAATTCCTGCAAGGGTAAAAGACATTAACGAAAAGGGCTTAAGCAATGCGCTTTCTTACGCCTATAAGTTATTGGATAAAGGTGTTAAACGTCGTCATATGACGCCGGCTGTTCGCGACAATTTAATGGCACTGATGACAACGACGACTGAATATAAAGGCGTTAAGGACGCTGATATTGTTGTTGAAGCCGTATTTGAGGATTTAGCGCTTAAACATCAGATGGTTAAAGATATTGAGCGTGAATGCGGCGAGCACACGATTTTTGCATCTAACACCTCATCTTTACCCATTGGCCAAATTGCACAGGCGGCCAGCCGTCCTGAAAATGTGATTGGCTTACATTATTTCTCACCAGTAGAAAAAATGCCGCTGGTGGAAGTGATTGCCCATGCGAAAACGTCTCCTGAGACGATTGCCACCACAGTGGCCTTTGCCCGCAAACAGGGTAAAACGCCAATCGTGGTACAAGACGGTGCCGGTTTTTATGTTAACCGTATCCTCGCGCTGTATATGAACGAAGCTGCACAATTACTGCTGGAAGGCCAGAGTATTGAGCACTTAGACAAAGCCTTAGTGAAGTTCGGTTTCCCCGTCGGCCCTATCACTTTACTCGATGAAGTGGGTATCGATGTCGGTGCTAAAATCGCTCCAATCCTTGAAAAAGAACTGGGTGAGCGCTTTAAAGCCCCTGCAGCCTTCGATAAGTTACTGAGCGATGATAGAAAAGGCCGTAAAAATGGTAAAGGTTTCTATCAATATGCTGCTGGCAATAAAGCGTCGAGCAAGAAGAAAGCCGTGGATGAAAGTGTTTACGCAGTGCTTGGCATCAAGCCTAGTATGGACAAAGACTTAAGCGCAGTGGCCGAGCGTTGTGTGGTGCAAATGCTCAATGAAGCAGTGCGCTGCTTAGATGACGGCATTATTGCTTCACCGCGTGATGGTGATATTGGCGCCATCTTCGGTATTGGTTTCCCTCCATTCTTAGGTGGCCCATTCCACTATATTGATACCCTAGGTGCCGATAACTTGGTCAACACACTGGAACGTTATCAGGCTCAATACGGCGACCGATTTGAGCCATGCCCACGTCTTAAGGCGATGGCGGCAGAAAAGGCTCGTTTCTTCTAA